One window from the genome of Rhodopirellula halodulae encodes:
- a CDS encoding pentapeptide repeat-containing protein yields MKLSRTELHDLRDRWDGATLDTIRATLCKWAFKRPNQRVDLDAISLANSIDIDGNSYADLRGISLVAQLNYYAVSRVCFDAATFEGFGQFGGYSTFDDCLFRQTKFNTNLHSQFTNCSFASSNLRDAKLGGPFIDVDFSFCNLNNAAADQSVFTNCDFTGCNLKSAHLTNCTFTDCKFGDNSFGRGSLYRSKFMGDSPDRDGLADTIVDAVSW; encoded by the coding sequence ATGAAACTGTCGCGAACCGAATTGCATGATCTTCGCGACCGCTGGGACGGCGCGACGCTTGACACCATCCGAGCAACGTTGTGCAAATGGGCGTTCAAACGCCCTAATCAACGGGTTGATCTGGACGCAATATCGCTTGCCAACTCAATCGACATCGACGGCAATTCTTACGCTGACCTTCGTGGTATATCTCTCGTCGCACAACTGAACTACTACGCTGTCTCCCGTGTTTGCTTTGACGCCGCAACGTTTGAGGGTTTCGGCCAATTCGGCGGTTACTCCACCTTCGACGACTGCCTTTTCCGCCAGACCAAATTCAATACCAACCTTCACTCGCAATTCACAAATTGTTCGTTCGCTAGCTCCAACCTACGTGACGCCAAACTTGGTGGCCCGTTCATCGATGTTGATTTCTCGTTTTGCAATCTCAACAACGCTGCGGCGGATCAATCCGTATTCACAAACTGCGACTTCACCGGTTGCAATCTCAAATCCGCACACCTTACCAACTGCACGTTCACGGACTGCAAATTCGGTGACAACTCCTTTGGTCGCGGATCGCTCTATCGCTCAAAATTCATGGGCGATTCCCCAGATCGTGACGGTTTGGCCGATACGATAGTGGATGCCGTTTCGTGGTGA
- a CDS encoding SMI1/KNR4 family protein gives MSIRGITDANLPSWITANAGATDDDINALTTASPHQLANTYLSLLRTANGGEAEIAADGNSDESYLVLWASFEVIPFNADYELREYAPAFLAFGSNGGGELFAFDTRISGDSVFLLPAIGMSNDDGMLFADSMDAFARRIAAA, from the coding sequence ATGTCTATCCGTGGAATCACTGACGCAAACCTTCCTAGTTGGATTACCGCGAACGCCGGTGCCACGGATGACGACATTAACGCGTTAACGACTGCATCGCCGCATCAACTTGCGAACACCTACCTTTCGCTGCTGCGAACCGCCAACGGTGGCGAGGCCGAGATCGCCGCGGACGGCAACAGCGACGAATCATATCTCGTGCTTTGGGCCTCATTTGAGGTGATTCCGTTCAACGCTGACTACGAACTTCGCGAATACGCGCCGGCGTTCCTCGCGTTTGGCTCGAATGGTGGTGGCGAGCTTTTTGCGTTCGACACACGCATTTCTGGCGACTCCGTGTTCTTGCTTCCAGCAATTGGCATGTCTAATGATGACGGTATGCTGTTCGCCGATTCAATGGACGCGTTTGCCCGACGCATAGCGGCAGCATAG